The following coding sequences lie in one Pontibacter sp. G13 genomic window:
- the queG gene encoding tRNA epoxyqueuosine(34) reductase QueG, with protein MDKQAITAKIKARATEMGFDLVGISEATFLEPEARDLEQFLTEERHGKMDWLANHFDKRVDPRLLVEGAKSVISVIHNYLPQPQDHQPDDAPKVSRYAWGEDYHKVLKRKLYELFRDIHAWMGTEIPGRVFVDSAPVMDKAWAKRSGLGWIGKHTNLISPHKGSWFFIGEIILDLELEYDGPIKDYCGTCTRCIDACPTDALAPYQIDSNKCISYLTIELREDIPEAFAGKMDGWAYGCDICQEVCPWNRFSIPHEGGEFAPLQLAGYTRGDWEEITEKTFKKLTKKTAMNRVKWDKMKGNLKFLGFSPDDSA; from the coding sequence ATGGACAAGCAGGCGATCACGGCGAAGATCAAGGCGCGGGCCACCGAGATGGGATTTGATTTGGTGGGGATTTCAGAGGCGACCTTCCTCGAACCAGAAGCCCGAGATTTGGAACAATTCCTCACAGAGGAACGCCACGGCAAAATGGACTGGCTTGCCAATCATTTCGACAAGCGGGTAGATCCAAGATTGCTGGTCGAAGGCGCCAAGTCTGTCATCTCCGTCATCCACAATTACCTGCCTCAGCCACAAGACCACCAGCCCGATGACGCCCCAAAAGTCTCTCGATATGCCTGGGGAGAGGATTACCACAAGGTCCTCAAGCGCAAACTGTACGAGCTGTTTCGGGACATTCACGCATGGATGGGAACAGAGATTCCCGGTCGGGTATTTGTCGATTCCGCTCCCGTAATGGACAAGGCTTGGGCCAAACGCAGTGGCTTGGGATGGATCGGCAAGCACACCAACCTCATTTCTCCGCACAAAGGAAGCTGGTTTTTCATCGGAGAGATCATCCTTGATCTGGAACTGGAGTACGATGGCCCGATCAAGGACTACTGCGGAACTTGCACACGATGTATCGATGCCTGCCCCACCGACGCATTGGCACCATATCAGATCGATTCCAATAAATGCATCTCCTACCTGACCATTGAGTTGCGAGAGGATATCCCCGAGGCTTTTGCTGGCAAGATGGATGGATGGGCGTATGGGTGCGATATTTGCCAAGAGGTATGTCCCTGGAATCGCTTCTCGATCCCGCATGAAGGAGGAGAATTTGCACCGCTACAACTAGCGGGATATACCCGCGGAGATTGGGAGGAAATCACCGAAAAGACCTTCAAGAAACTCACCAAGAAGACCGCCATGAACCGGGTCAAATGGGACAAGATGAAGGGCAACCTCAAATTTTTGGGCTTCTCTCCTGACGATTCCGCTTGA